The following proteins are encoded in a genomic region of Clostridium kluyveri:
- a CDS encoding MinD/ParA family protein, which translates to MLDQAEQLRKLAQVDKQSKVDPVCNTKPRIIAVASGKGGVGKSNFVVNVSIALQKMHKKVLIFDGDMGMGNDDVLMGFLPKYNVYDIILGNKTIEEVIIRGPFGVKLLPGGTGILKIEGITKTQRENFIKKLSSLNDVEYIILDTGAGINRDVLAFISCCEEFITITTPEPTSLTDAYSLLKAVNHFKLKDRAKVIINRVIDIKEGEKTFNKFNSVVNKFLSIELEYLGYISDDKNLIQAVRNQIPLLINYPNSQASRDINFIANKLTGVKNFESKANVQNLFKKIFNIFS; encoded by the coding sequence ATGCTAGATCAAGCTGAACAATTGAGAAAATTAGCTCAGGTAGATAAACAATCCAAAGTAGACCCGGTGTGTAATACAAAACCTAGGATAATAGCAGTTGCTTCTGGTAAAGGAGGGGTTGGAAAAAGTAATTTTGTAGTAAATGTATCTATAGCTTTACAAAAAATGCACAAAAAAGTTCTAATATTTGATGGGGATATGGGTATGGGCAATGATGATGTGCTTATGGGATTTTTACCTAAATATAATGTGTACGATATAATCTTGGGGAATAAAACTATAGAAGAGGTTATTATTAGAGGGCCTTTTGGAGTAAAATTGCTTCCAGGAGGAACTGGAATTTTAAAGATTGAAGGTATAACAAAAACTCAACGGGAGAATTTTATAAAAAAATTATCTTCTTTAAATGATGTGGAGTATATAATATTAGATACAGGAGCTGGAATAAACAGGGACGTGTTGGCTTTTATAAGTTGCTGCGAGGAGTTTATTACAATAACTACACCAGAACCTACTTCACTTACAGATGCATATAGTTTGTTAAAAGCTGTAAATCACTTTAAGTTGAAAGATAGAGCCAAGGTAATTATAAATAGAGTTATAGATATTAAAGAAGGAGAAAAAACTTTTAATAAATTTAACAGTGTAGTAAATAAATTTTTGAGTATTGAACTTGAGTATCTAGGATACATATCAGATGATAAAAATCTTATACAAGCTGTTAGAAATCAAATTCCACTTTTGATAAACTATCCAAATTCACAAGCTTCAAGAGATATAAATTTTATAGCAAATAAGCTCACAGGAGTTAAAAATTTTGAATCAAAAGCTAATGTTCAGAATTTATTTAAGAAAATTTTTAATATTTTTTCATAA
- a CDS encoding FliA/WhiG family RNA polymerase sigma factor, translated as MALANELNIKEELVKKYLPLVKYIASRVIIGKTKYIEYEDLVSYGTLGLMDAINKFDKDRGMKFSTYASIRIKGSMIDELRRNSPISKGAMDKLNRYNAAVEYLQGELGREPNSVEISNKLGISLKEMMEIENYINYISMVSLEDLVFSDEDNIPIMGTIEDTKSPSPERSLEEKEKLKYLAKALEILNEKDNLVLTLYYYEELTLKEIGHILNVSESRVCQLHSRAIVHLRKAMAKLKYM; from the coding sequence ATGGCTTTGGCAAATGAATTAAATATAAAAGAAGAACTAGTTAAAAAATATCTTCCTCTAGTGAAATATATCGCGTCTAGAGTCATAATAGGAAAGACTAAATATATTGAATATGAAGATTTAGTCAGCTATGGAACTTTAGGTTTGATGGATGCCATAAATAAGTTTGATAAGGATAGGGGTATGAAATTTTCCACTTATGCCTCCATAAGAATAAAAGGTTCTATGATAGATGAGTTGAGAAGAAATAGTCCTATTTCCAAAGGGGCTATGGACAAGCTTAATAGATATAATGCAGCAGTGGAATATCTTCAAGGAGAATTAGGCAGAGAACCTAATAGTGTTGAAATATCAAATAAACTTGGGATATCTTTAAAGGAAATGATGGAAATTGAGAATTATATAAATTATATATCTATGGTTTCCTTAGAGGATCTGGTATTTTCCGATGAGGATAATATTCCTATTATGGGCACTATAGAAGATACTAAAAGCCCCAGTCCGGAAAGGAGCCTGGAGGAGAAAGAAAAATTAAAATATTTAGCCAAAGCTTTAGAAATTTTAAATGAAAAAGATAATTTAGTACTTACTTTATATTATTATGAAGAGTTAACATTAAAAGAAATAGGTCATATTTTAAATGTATCTGAGTCTAGGGTATGTCAACTTCATAGTAGGGCAATAGTGCATTTGAGAAAAGCCATGGCAAAGTTGAAATATATGTAA
- a CDS encoding flagellar basal-body rod protein FlgG, which translates to MIRSFYTAVSGMIVQEAKQDVITNNLANVNTVGFKQDNLKSIPFNEVLIQNYDKVVNGKNVRNVIGSMTLGSEIDSVDTGFTQGTIESTDVSTDFAIDGRGFFTVRREDGNEFYTRDGHFHVNTQGILVDDSGNTVIGRDNQTGALGAINVGDGDMTSDAYGNISIDGNERYKIYTVDFNDYNALTKVGDNLYTGENAAEINTVVKQKSLEKSNVNLVNTMSDLITTMRTFETDQKVVQSIDGTLDKLINEAGKV; encoded by the coding sequence ATGATTAGAAGCTTTTATACAGCTGTATCTGGTATGATAGTTCAAGAGGCAAAGCAGGATGTAATAACAAATAATTTAGCTAATGTAAATACTGTTGGATTTAAACAGGACAACTTAAAAAGTATTCCATTTAATGAAGTACTTATACAGAATTATGATAAAGTAGTAAATGGAAAAAATGTAAGGAATGTAATAGGTTCTATGACACTAGGAAGTGAAATAGATTCAGTGGATACAGGATTTACTCAAGGTACTATAGAGTCCACTGACGTATCTACAGATTTTGCTATTGATGGTAGAGGATTTTTTACAGTTCGGAGAGAAGACGGAAATGAGTTTTACACAAGAGACGGACATTTTCATGTAAATACACAGGGAATACTGGTAGATGATTCTGGAAATACAGTTATAGGAAGAGATAATCAGACAGGAGCACTGGGTGCCATAAATGTAGGTGATGGAGATATGACTTCAGATGCTTATGGAAATATAAGTATAGATGGAAATGAAAGGTATAAAATATATACGGTAGATTTTAATGACTATAATGCCTTAACTAAGGTTGGAGATAATTTATATACTGGAGAAAATGCAGCAGAGATAAATACAGTAGTGAAACAAAAATCACTGGAAAAATCCAATGTAAATCTAGTAAATACAATGTCTGATTTAATAACCACTATGAGGACCTTTGAAACAGATCAAAAGGTAGTTCAGTCAATAGATGGAACTTTAGATAAATTGATAAATGAGGCGGGAAAAGTATAG
- a CDS encoding flagellar basal-body rod protein FlgG, which translates to MLRAIWNSASAMNAEQEKLNSISNNMANAETVGYKREVVNFQDLVYETLDRNGYPVNDEGENTINGTGVRTTNWLRDTLQGSLQETGLKANMAIDGEGFFRVTLQNGTQGYERAGNFNVNSMGELVDPDGNRLEVNLTEEGTNLMNSGVLLNNDNFTVDKKGQIYVNVDDNSVLYGKINVYNAVGQDSMLSIGDNIYLPAENVQITENQDANILQGYLEQSNVDLGREITDMILAQRAFALGAKGLTTADEMWGLINNMKR; encoded by the coding sequence ATGCTTAGAGCTATATGGAACAGTGCAAGTGCCATGAATGCCGAACAGGAAAAACTCAATAGTATATCTAACAACATGGCAAATGCAGAGACTGTTGGTTATAAAAGAGAGGTTGTAAATTTTCAGGATCTGGTATATGAAACTTTAGATAGAAATGGATATCCGGTCAATGATGAAGGGGAAAACACTATTAACGGTACGGGAGTTAGAACTACAAACTGGCTTAGAGATACTTTACAGGGCAGCCTTCAGGAAACAGGGTTAAAAGCAAATATGGCAATAGACGGAGAAGGATTTTTTAGAGTGACTCTTCAAAACGGTACTCAAGGCTATGAAAGAGCAGGAAATTTTAATGTGAATTCAATGGGAGAATTGGTGGATCCAGATGGAAACAGGCTGGAGGTAAATCTTACAGAAGAAGGAACTAATTTGATGAATTCAGGAGTTTTACTTAATAATGATAATTTTACAGTAGATAAAAAGGGACAAATATATGTGAATGTAGATGATAACAGTGTATTATATGGAAAGATAAATGTATATAATGCAGTAGGGCAGGACTCTATGTTATCCATTGGCGATAATATATACCTGCCAGCAGAGAATGTTCAAATCACTGAAAATCAAGATGCAAATATACTTCAGGGGTATTTAGAGCAATCCAATGTGGATCTGGGCAGGGAAATCACAGATATGATATTAGCTCAAAGAGCTTTTGCCCTGGGTGCAAAAGGGCTTACCACTGCTGATGAGATGTGGGGACTTATAAATAATATGAAAAGATAA
- a CDS encoding flagellar brake protein, translated as MKCKVEFVINNRIEIDDGGEVYKSNIQDVSEDYIGISVPTCNHKYMSLRKGDKVEGIYYEGKNIYKFFTVVIGRKIEKILIIMLRKPEKVELFQRRNFVRVPLIVDILCALIPVEKSLNNLNDQVEVFKACSLDMSGGGMKIIVDASLKDKLKLGDKIMITLPLENDRLDVKGKLIRIHENRENKKLICGVSFVNLDRSNREKIIRGLFQIMREHMKKGVKQD; from the coding sequence ATGAAATGCAAGGTTGAGTTTGTGATTAATAACAGAATTGAAATAGATGATGGTGGAGAAGTATATAAAAGTAATATTCAGGATGTATCGGAAGATTATATAGGTATAAGTGTTCCTACATGTAATCATAAGTATATGTCTCTTCGAAAGGGAGATAAAGTGGAGGGAATATACTATGAAGGAAAAAATATATATAAATTTTTTACGGTGGTTATTGGGCGTAAAATAGAGAAAATACTTATAATAATGCTTAGAAAACCAGAAAAAGTGGAACTTTTTCAAAGAAGAAATTTTGTAAGGGTGCCTTTGATAGTAGATATATTGTGTGCATTGATTCCTGTGGAAAAAAGTTTAAATAATTTAAATGATCAAGTAGAGGTATTTAAAGCATGTTCTTTAGATATGAGTGGTGGAGGAATGAAAATCATTGTAGATGCCAGTTTAAAAGATAAATTAAAACTGGGAGATAAGATTATGATAACACTTCCTCTTGAAAATGATAGATTGGATGTAAAAGGAAAACTGATTAGAATTCATGAGAATAGAGAAAATAAAAAATTAATATGTGGAGTATCTTTTGTAAACCTAGATAGATCAAACAGGGAAAAGATAATAAGAGGACTATTTCAAATAATGAGAGAACATATGAAAAAAGGTGTAAAACAGGATTAG
- a CDS encoding putative manganese-dependent inorganic diphosphatase, with protein MNDIIYITGHSNPDTDSICSSIAYAEFKNKTGLNAIPIRLGDINKETQFVLDYFNVKPQRLMTNVKAQISDLDIDSVNPISPQTSLKTAWSMISKTSVKTLPVVDEEDRLIGIASQSNVTSYYMDIWNANIIEKSGTTLENILDTLSAKCLNTFDENSTFNGKIIVAAMQPESMTAMIEEGDIVICGDRQDAQDAILNCKASLMIITGNHTVDEDIIKKADEMKCTIIVTPFDTFTTSRLIPQSIPVGYVMKKDDILSFKTYDFIDKVREVMLKTRYRSYPVVDSENKVIGNISRYHLISQNKKRVILVDHNEKTQSVQGLEDAEILEILDHHKIGDVKTGSPIYFRNEPVGSTGTIVASRFFENGIRPSQKTAGLLCAAIISDTLLFKSPTSTDLDKMMLKRLSAIAGINPEAFAKEMFKASSSLKGKTPQEILNEDFKTFNISDVKVGVGQVQIMDAEEFKCIRQDVLDFMGLKSSEEEFGLIILMVTDLLREGSELIAAGTQKDIVSKAFGVNLIDNGAYVPGILSRKKQVIPPLTAAMSS; from the coding sequence ATGAACGACATTATATACATCACGGGACATAGTAATCCAGATACGGATTCCATATGCTCTTCCATAGCTTATGCAGAATTTAAAAATAAAACAGGTTTAAATGCAATTCCCATAAGATTGGGAGATATAAATAAAGAAACTCAGTTTGTGCTGGATTATTTTAATGTAAAACCCCAAAGGTTAATGACAAATGTTAAAGCTCAGATTTCAGATTTAGATATCGATAGTGTAAACCCTATCTCTCCACAGACTTCTTTAAAAACCGCATGGTCCATGATAAGTAAGACCAGTGTAAAGACTCTTCCTGTTGTAGATGAAGAAGATAGGTTAATAGGAATTGCATCTCAGTCAAATGTAACCTCTTATTATATGGATATATGGAATGCCAACATAATAGAAAAAAGTGGTACCACTCTTGAGAACATATTAGACACTCTTTCAGCTAAATGTCTAAATACCTTTGATGAAAACTCCACATTTAACGGAAAGATTATAGTTGCTGCCATGCAGCCTGAAAGTATGACAGCTATGATAGAAGAAGGAGATATAGTAATATGCGGTGACAGACAGGATGCACAGGATGCAATACTAAATTGCAAAGCTTCTCTTATGATAATAACAGGCAACCACACAGTAGATGAAGACATAATAAAAAAGGCAGATGAAATGAAGTGTACAATTATAGTTACTCCTTTTGATACCTTTACTACTTCCAGATTGATTCCCCAAAGTATTCCTGTGGGATATGTTATGAAAAAGGACGATATATTGTCTTTTAAAACTTATGACTTTATAGATAAAGTAAGGGAAGTCATGTTAAAAACCAGATATAGAAGTTATCCCGTAGTAGACTCTGAAAATAAAGTCATAGGAAATATTTCCAGATATCATTTAATTTCGCAAAACAAAAAAAGAGTAATACTTGTGGATCATAATGAAAAAACCCAATCCGTCCAGGGACTGGAGGATGCAGAAATTCTAGAAATACTGGATCACCATAAAATAGGTGATGTAAAGACTGGTTCTCCTATATACTTTAGAAATGAACCTGTAGGATCTACAGGAACTATAGTAGCCTCAAGGTTTTTTGAAAACGGAATAAGGCCTTCTCAAAAAACTGCCGGACTTCTCTGTGCTGCTATAATTTCAGATACTTTATTATTTAAATCTCCAACTTCTACAGATTTAGATAAAATGATGTTAAAAAGGCTATCTGCTATAGCTGGCATAAATCCTGAAGCTTTTGCAAAAGAAATGTTCAAAGCTTCTTCTTCTCTTAAGGGAAAAACTCCACAGGAGATATTAAATGAAGATTTTAAAACTTTCAATATTTCTGATGTTAAAGTAGGAGTTGGTCAGGTTCAAATTATGGATGCTGAAGAATTCAAGTGCATAAGGCAGGATGTATTGGATTTTATGGGATTAAAATCTTCTGAAGAAGAATTCGGACTTATAATACTTATGGTAACGGATTTATTAAGGGAAGGTTCTGAACTCATAGCTGCAGGTACACAAAAAGATATTGTCTCCAAGGCTTTTGGAGTAAATCTAATAGATAATGGAGCCTATGTACCTGGCATTTTATCAAGAAAAAAACAAGTTATACCACCTCTTACTGCCGCAATGTCTTCTTAA
- a CDS encoding calcium-translocating P-type ATPase, PMCA-type, producing the protein MVDERELENGLTQGEAERRLKKYGANLLENKKRISPVKIFLSQFNDFITWILIVATIISGFIGERADAVTILIIVIMNAILGFAQEFKTEKSLEALKELASPTSKVIRSGKLKVINARELVIGDVVLLETGDKVPADCVLMSEGNFMVDESILTGESLGVEKSTSGKNNSIYMGTIVVKGKGKAKVVATGMDTEMGKIAGMLQNIEKEKSPLKEKLSSLGKVLVVICIVICIMVTLTGMWRGQDKYQMFLVGVSLAVAAIPEGLTAIVTVALALGVSRMLKRNALVRKLPAVETLGCTSIICSDKTGTLTENKMTVKALYFNGKMHKLEKMSLPENILMKKAFTYCNDSNFDPKKKKISEALMGDPTETALIKAFFKESKSLKDFLDKGSRIYDIPFDSDRKMMSVIMKEGLKKVCYVKGAPERVINKCKYILDRGQVKLFTAIEKNKALKSVENMSFDALRCIACAYKDKEVYANKSLENNLIFIGVAGIIDPPRSEVKDAVLKCKLAGIRPVMITGDHKNTAFAIGKELNICKSQGEVITGEELDKLNDKQLSSRVNDISIFARVNPGHKLRIVKAFKSKNNIVAMTGDGVNDAPAVKEADIGICMGISGTDVTKEASSMILLDDNFKTIVSAVEEGRVIYNNIRKFIRYLLSCNLGEVLTMFLTSLFYLDTPLLPIQILLVNLATDGLPAIALGVDPPQGDIMKDKPRAKDESIFARGLSEKIIVRGALIGVCTVLAFVVGLYLGFGLKTSRTIALCTLIISQLIHVFECRSENHSLFEISLFTNIYLIGAVATSIVMLLCILYVPFLQGIFHTYPLGVSQWLIVIFFSGIIAFINGIYLYFK; encoded by the coding sequence TTGGTAGATGAGAGAGAATTAGAAAATGGATTAACTCAAGGGGAAGCAGAGAGAAGACTTAAAAAGTATGGTGCTAATTTACTAGAAAATAAGAAGAGAATATCCCCAGTAAAAATATTTCTTTCCCAGTTTAATGATTTCATAACCTGGATTCTTATAGTAGCTACTATAATATCTGGATTTATAGGGGAGAGGGCAGATGCTGTAACTATACTTATTATTGTAATTATGAATGCCATATTAGGATTTGCTCAGGAATTTAAAACGGAGAAATCTCTGGAGGCATTGAAAGAATTGGCATCTCCCACATCAAAAGTGATTAGAAGTGGTAAATTAAAGGTTATAAATGCCAGAGAATTGGTTATAGGGGATGTAGTACTCTTGGAAACAGGAGACAAGGTACCTGCAGATTGTGTTCTAATGTCTGAAGGTAATTTTATGGTAGATGAATCTATTTTAACTGGGGAATCTTTAGGGGTAGAAAAAAGTACTTCAGGGAAAAATAATTCTATATACATGGGCACCATAGTTGTAAAAGGCAAAGGGAAAGCAAAAGTAGTAGCAACGGGTATGGATACAGAGATGGGAAAGATAGCAGGTATGCTTCAGAATATTGAAAAGGAGAAATCCCCTCTTAAAGAAAAGCTCTCTTCTTTGGGAAAAGTATTAGTTGTAATATGTATAGTAATATGTATTATGGTAACTTTAACTGGTATGTGGAGGGGACAGGATAAATATCAGATGTTTCTGGTAGGAGTGAGCTTAGCAGTAGCTGCTATTCCAGAGGGGCTTACAGCTATAGTTACAGTTGCACTTGCCCTTGGAGTATCTAGGATGCTAAAAAGAAATGCTTTAGTGAGAAAGCTGCCTGCTGTTGAGACATTAGGGTGTACTTCCATAATATGCAGTGACAAAACGGGGACTCTTACTGAGAATAAAATGACTGTTAAGGCTTTATACTTTAATGGAAAAATGCACAAATTAGAAAAGATGAGTTTACCAGAGAATATTCTTATGAAAAAAGCTTTTACATATTGTAATGACTCTAACTTTGATCCTAAGAAAAAGAAGATTTCAGAGGCACTTATGGGAGATCCTACGGAAACGGCCCTTATAAAAGCTTTTTTTAAAGAAAGTAAATCTTTGAAGGATTTTTTAGATAAAGGCAGTAGAATTTATGATATACCCTTTGATTCAGATAGAAAAATGATGTCTGTTATAATGAAGGAGGGCTTGAAAAAGGTATGCTATGTAAAAGGGGCACCAGAAAGGGTAATAAATAAATGTAAATATATATTAGACAGAGGACAGGTAAAACTTTTTACAGCTATTGAAAAAAACAAGGCTTTAAAGTCAGTGGAAAATATGTCTTTTGATGCACTTAGATGTATAGCATGTGCTTATAAGGATAAAGAAGTTTATGCTAATAAGTCTCTTGAGAATAATTTGATCTTTATAGGAGTAGCAGGAATCATAGACCCTCCTAGAAGTGAAGTAAAAGATGCTGTGTTAAAATGCAAACTGGCGGGTATAAGACCTGTTATGATAACAGGGGATCATAAAAATACGGCTTTTGCCATAGGAAAAGAATTAAATATATGTAAAAGTCAAGGAGAAGTTATAACGGGAGAAGAATTAGACAAGCTAAACGATAAACAGCTTTCAAGCCGAGTAAATGATATATCTATATTTGCAAGGGTTAATCCGGGGCATAAGTTAAGAATAGTTAAAGCCTTTAAATCCAAAAACAATATTGTTGCCATGACAGGAGATGGGGTAAATGATGCTCCAGCTGTTAAGGAGGCAGATATAGGAATTTGCATGGGTATATCTGGAACAGATGTAACTAAAGAGGCATCTTCTATGATACTATTAGATGATAATTTCAAAACTATAGTATCTGCAGTGGAAGAGGGAAGGGTAATTTATAATAATATAAGAAAGTTTATACGATATTTGCTGTCCTGTAATTTAGGGGAAGTTTTGACTATGTTTTTAACTTCTTTATTTTATCTAGATACTCCACTGCTTCCTATACAAATATTGCTGGTAAATTTGGCTACAGATGGGCTTCCTGCCATAGCCCTTGGGGTAGATCCACCCCAGGGTGATATAATGAAAGATAAACCAAGAGCTAAAGATGAAAGTATATTTGCAAGGGGACTTAGTGAAAAGATAATTGTAAGAGGGGCATTGATTGGAGTTTGTACGGTACTTGCCTTTGTAGTAGGTCTTTATTTAGGATTTGGACTTAAAACTTCAAGAACTATAGCTCTTTGTACTCTTATAATATCACAACTTATACATGTATTTGAATGCAGATCAGAAAATCACTCTTTATTTGAGATAAGCTTATTTACAAATATTTATCTTATAGGTGCGGTAGCTACATCTATTGTTATGCTCTTATGTATACTCTATGTGCCATTTCTTCAAGGAATATTTCATACCTATCCTTTAGGTGTTTCACAATGGCTTATAGTGATATTCTTTTCTGGCATAATTGCATTTATCAATGGTATATATTTATACTTTAAATAA
- a CDS encoding AAA family ATPase — MDRELSKEKIIYNFKLYDIDFAHQDKHDISKTFKFIPEYKEVYEKINMALKINKEGYNIYLIDDFSGDKLENIMEFIKSTMENKNPLQDICYVVVKDVKKPKVLFLTSGKGRELKVMLRKVQKKYFECTYEFYNGSSHREKEILVEELQKERSKLINEIVEISNKEGFTLKITENGFNFIPLKQNGEMMNENEYEILGMKEKENIIDKVNILKNSSEEILDKLKNIELDQIEKIKFIINSYYEKETEDIKKEYLKLFKEDNEALEFLNQACSNIENEIKDIYSISYEDDKENISRIIYRYSVNVLVDNSENKEPPIIFEEDPNVNNLLGSVEYENINGTYTTGVNLIRPGSLLKANGGCLILRVSSLLNNKSAYYYFKKSIISGKIDLNYDRGYLELLSLSGLKPEPIKFNEKIILIGDYNTYDLLYSYDEDFKKIFKIRVEYNALLNINKETKISFLGKVFSICRSNKLHDVDEEGIKELAKFLSRKAEDRDKLFMDDYELERILMISDNRVIKDGRKIITGTDIINTAYEEELIEKRMMDMYRAGQIFIDITGKVVGQINGLSVINTGYFNFGKPIKITCTCLKGNGDVIDVQKESDLSGKIHNKAINILKGYIKRLTGGYDKFSVDFYLSFEQVYGQIDGDSASVAEVISMISSLSKIGIRQNIAVTGSINQFGEIQPIGGVNEKIEGFFKICKILGGTKGKGVLIPNSNIKSLALKNPVEKEIEKGNFHIYCMSNLKDAVEILMERDYNTVIHTAKRELKKYSSNR, encoded by the coding sequence ATGGATAGGGAGTTGTCTAAAGAAAAAATTATATATAATTTTAAATTATATGATATTGATTTTGCTCATCAAGATAAACATGATATAAGTAAAACATTTAAATTTATACCTGAATATAAAGAAGTATATGAAAAGATTAACATGGCATTGAAAATAAATAAAGAAGGATACAATATATATCTTATAGATGATTTTTCTGGAGATAAACTTGAGAATATCATGGAATTTATAAAAAGTACCATGGAAAACAAAAATCCTTTGCAAGATATATGTTATGTGGTAGTGAAAGATGTGAAAAAACCTAAAGTATTATTTTTAACTTCAGGTAAGGGCAGAGAATTGAAAGTTATGCTGAGAAAGGTGCAGAAGAAGTATTTTGAATGTACCTATGAATTTTATAATGGTTCTTCCCACAGGGAAAAAGAAATTCTGGTAGAAGAACTTCAGAAAGAAAGAAGCAAATTGATAAATGAAATTGTAGAAATATCCAACAAAGAAGGATTTACCTTGAAAATCACTGAAAATGGCTTTAATTTTATTCCTTTAAAACAGAATGGAGAAATGATGAACGAAAATGAATATGAAATACTGGGAATGAAAGAAAAAGAAAATATAATAGACAAAGTAAATATATTAAAAAATAGTTCAGAAGAAATACTTGACAAATTAAAGAATATAGAACTTGACCAAATTGAAAAAATTAAATTTATTATAAATAGCTATTATGAAAAAGAAACAGAAGACATAAAGAAAGAGTATTTAAAATTATTTAAAGAAGATAATGAAGCTTTAGAATTTCTGAATCAGGCATGCAGTAATATAGAAAATGAAATAAAGGATATATATTCTATAAGCTATGAAGATGATAAAGAGAATATATCCAGGATAATTTATAGATATTCTGTAAATGTTCTTGTGGATAATAGTGAAAATAAAGAACCTCCTATAATTTTTGAAGAAGATCCAAATGTGAATAATTTACTTGGAAGTGTGGAATATGAGAATATAAATGGAACCTATACTACAGGGGTAAATCTCATAAGACCGGGGTCTCTTTTAAAGGCAAATGGAGGCTGCTTAATACTTAGGGTAAGCAGTCTTTTAAATAATAAATCAGCTTACTACTATTTTAAAAAATCTATTATAAGCGGTAAAATCGATTTAAACTATGATAGAGGATATTTGGAACTATTGTCTTTAAGCGGATTAAAACCAGAACCTATAAAATTTAATGAAAAAATAATACTCATAGGAGATTATAATACCTATGATTTATTATATAGTTATGATGAAGATTTTAAAAAGATATTTAAAATCAGAGTAGAATATAATGCCCTTTTAAATATCAATAAAGAAACAAAAATATCTTTTCTAGGGAAAGTATTTTCCATATGCAGAAGCAATAAACTTCATGATGTGGATGAAGAAGGTATAAAAGAGCTGGCAAAATTTTTGTCGAGAAAAGCCGAGGATAGAGATAAATTGTTTATGGATGATTATGAATTGGAAAGAATTCTAATGATTTCAGACAATAGGGTGATAAAGGATGGAAGAAAAATTATAACTGGAACAGATATTATAAATACGGCATATGAAGAGGAATTAATAGAGAAAAGAATGATGGATATGTATAGGGCGGGACAGATATTTATAGATATAACCGGAAAAGTAGTAGGTCAGATAAATGGTCTGTCTGTCATTAATACAGGATATTTTAATTTTGGTAAACCTATAAAAATAACATGTACTTGTTTAAAGGGTAATGGAGATGTTATAGATGTACAAAAGGAAAGCGACTTAAGTGGTAAAATTCACAATAAGGCCATAAATATTCTTAAGGGATATATAAAAAGGCTAACGGGAGGGTATGATAAGTTTTCTGTAGATTTTTATTTAAGCTTCGAACAAGTATATGGACAAATAGATGGTGATAGTGCTTCTGTAGCTGAAGTAATAAGTATGATATCTTCACTTTCTAAAATAGGAATAAGACAAAATATAGCGGTAACAGGATCCATAAATCAGTTTGGAGAAATACAGCCTATAGGAGGGGTAAACGAAAAAATAGAGGGATTTTTCAAGATATGCAAAATACTAGGGGGAACCAAAGGCAAGGGAGTGCTTATTCCAAACTCCAATATTAAAAGTCTGGCCTTAAAAAATCCTGTGGAAAAAGAAATAGAAAAGGGTAATTTCCATATTTATTGTATGTCTAACTTGAAAGATGCAGTGGAAATTCTAATGGAAAGAGATTATAATACTGTAATTCATACAGCCAAAAGAGAACTAAAAAAATATTCTTCAAATAGGTAA